A segment of the Leptospira congkakensis genome:
TGAGTCCCGGAAGGGGACGTTAGGGATTGGCACGACGCTTGCGCAAGCAAGAGGAGTGACAAAAGCCTATGTGTCGCAGACCGAACGAGGGCGTAAGTCCCGAAGTGAAGCGGTTAGTCGCTGTTATGTGCAGTGCAAAGGTTAAATGTAATCTAATTCCATAGTGGGTTAGTTTCTAATTTATTCTTTATTTTGTAATTTGCAATTTTTTCATTGAATTTGGTTTCGGAATTTTGAAAGACTAATGGTTCTCTCTTTAATATTTTGGTATATTGATCCAATAACAGCTTATATTCAGCGCTTGTTTTATCGGAAAGAAGTTCAATAACTCTGTCTACTTTTCCATTTGATAATTCTTCATTTAAAAATTCGCCTTCAAAATTTGGGACTTGAACATACAAATTTGAATCAAGGGAGAAATCAATAGATTGACGAATTCGCTCATTGATCGTCCACATAGCTGCTTGTATATGTTTTCCTTTGCGTTTAATTTTTGGAGTGTCAGAGTCATGAATTACAATATAAGGTACTTTGAATTGGTTTAGTATTCGTGAAAACAAAGTAATATTTGCTTTTCCTAAACAGTTGATTACATGAATATTTAAGCCAATTTCTTTTGCTATATGTTGAATTGCAATTTGTTCGGTAGGTCCCTCTACTAATATTATATTTTCATAAAAAAAGAATTCATTAACCATTGGATTCGAGGCGCGAATCATTTGTAATCTTGTTCGCTCATCTACTTCGAATGATATTTTGTCAGTCGAGACATATCGTTGAGTAGAAGAGTTTGCATCGACTCTAATAATTGTTGTGTGATCTTTAGATAAATCAATAAAAACTGGAGAATGAGTTGTGGCTAATACTTGCCAATCAGGGTTTTGCAATGCAAAATCATATAAAGATTCTCTAGTTTCACGGATTGTTGGGGGATGCAGAAATGCCTCTGGTTCATCTATTAATAGAATTTTAGTTGCTTCTCCAGTTTGTTTTGTTTTCTTTTTTCCATCGCCAACATCGGACATCACTGAAAGTGCTGACCATAATAACGCTCGCTGTATTCCAGTACCTTGTTGCATTAATGGACTATTGTAAGTACCTTCGGTTCCTACTTTTAAAAATGATTCAGCACCGACAATTTTTTCATCTATTGCATCTTTTGATTGGGGAATTAATTCTATTTTTGTTCCTGGAAATATGGTTGAAACATTTTTTGTGATTTTATTTGCTATATCATCGAAGGCAGTCTTAGATTCAGAAAAAATAGTTTGAGCTAATTTTTCAATTTCATCAATTGCTGCTTTTGTCTTACTTGAATCGGCTTTTAATCTATCTTTAACAATTGTCTTCAATAGAGTTACAATTTTTGTTTGAGTAGTTTCGACTGACTCTGTAGGTTTTATTCTAATTGGTTGCGGGATTCTACTTTGTATGAGTGTATCCCAGCCACCCATTCCACCATCTTCAAAACTATCTGTCTCAGGATTAAATGATTGTTTTGTTGCTTTTTTTTCGGGTGATGTCCATATCCACCGTAATTTTATACATTCGCCATAATCTGAATCATTATATTTCCATTTTTTACCGATGGTGTCCTCGTCTTCTGCTGTTATTGAATCGAAGATTCCAGTAATTTCTATCGGCTTTGACACATCTTCATTATGGAAATATGTTTTTGAAAGTTCTTTTCCAGAAGAAGCAAATGACTCATATGCATCGAGCATTGTCGATTTGCCAGCGTTATTTTGTCCTATTAATACTACGATTTCATCAATTTTTATCTCATAAGGAGTGTCTCCAATGATTTTATAATTTTTTACAATTAGTCCTGCTAATCTCATTTTTATTGTCCTTTTTTAATTTTAAATTCTTTGCATTGCACATAACGAACTAGACTAACCGACGTAGGCTGGCCCTGAGTCCCGAACGGGACGTTAGGGATTGGCACGACGCTTGCGCAAGCAAGAGGAGTGACAAAAGCCTATGTGTCGGAGACCGAGCGAGGGCGTAAGTCCCGAAGCGAAGCGGTTAGTTGCTGTTATATGCAGTTCAGCTTATATAAGTAGTTGTTCAAAAAAACTTCCGAATTCTTTTTTTTGATTAATAAAATGAACTTCTAGTATCCAAAATCTAGGTAAATTATCAAAAGAGGATTTTAAATTAGTTAAGTTTTCTTTGCAGATATAGTTTTGAGGACTAGATTTATGAATCTTGTAATGTGAAAATTCATCGATAAGATGTCCTGCAATATTATTTCCAAAAATATAACCATTATTGAGAGCAAATTCTTCGAGAAAATTAAATAATTCCAATCCTGTAATGGAAGGTTTACTTAAATAAAAATCTCTGGCAGCATACCAAGCCTTTTCGACTGTAGATTTTATGTTTAATTTTTCTAGATTATTTCCTAGAATATATGTCCTTCCGAAATCTGCTTCATAGTTTTCGAATATAGGTCCAAAATCAATCCAAAGTATATCATCTTCATTAATAATTAAAGTATTTGGATTTTCATCGTAAGGAAAGATTGTATTTATTCCAGTTCTTACAATTTTTTTATGCCAATATTTTGTAATACCGAGTCTATCTTTTGCTATTTCATAGATTTCTGAACTCAATTGTCTTTCGGAAATGTTTGGTCGTATTACATTTTCTTTTTCAATTATATCAAAAAGTTCATTTGCTTTTTCTTGTGTTTCTTTAAGTTTTTCTAATTTTCTATTCATATTCTTAATTTATTTTGCTGAATTGCATATAACGAACTAGTGTTAACGAAGTTTCCCGCCCTGAGCCTGCGTAGTAGGCGTTAGGGTCAGCGGGAAATTTGCCGAAGGCCGAACGAGGGCTAGTCCCGAAGTGAAGCGTTAAGACGCTGTTAGTTGCAGTGTGCCTTACGAGTAAAAAAGTGTAGGTAAAATGGAACTGGAAGTCCCACCAGAATTCTTCAACAGACGAAGCAAAGTAAATCAAAGATAGACTTTAATCAACAAGCGTTAAGAGTTTAATATACTATTGATCTAGAATTCCGTATAAATAAAAAATAAAATAAAGAAACCAGACGAGAACGAAATTTAGCATATTGCAACTAACGAACTAGACTAACCGACGTAGTCCGTAGCTGAG
Coding sequences within it:
- a CDS encoding ATP-dependent nuclease is translated as MRLAGLIVKNYKIIGDTPYEIKIDEIVVLIGQNNAGKSTMLDAYESFASSGKELSKTYFHNEDVSKPIEITGIFDSITAEDEDTIGKKWKYNDSDYGECIKLRWIWTSPEKKATKQSFNPETDSFEDGGMGGWDTLIQSRIPQPIRIKPTESVETTQTKIVTLLKTIVKDRLKADSSKTKAAIDEIEKLAQTIFSESKTAFDDIANKITKNVSTIFPGTKIELIPQSKDAIDEKIVGAESFLKVGTEGTYNSPLMQQGTGIQRALLWSALSVMSDVGDGKKKTKQTGEATKILLIDEPEAFLHPPTIRETRESLYDFALQNPDWQVLATTHSPVFIDLSKDHTTIIRVDANSSTQRYVSTDKISFEVDERTRLQMIRASNPMVNEFFFYENIILVEGPTEQIAIQHIAKEIGLNIHVINCLGKANITLFSRILNQFKVPYIVIHDSDTPKIKRKGKHIQAAMWTINERIRQSIDFSLDSNLYVQVPNFEGEFLNEELSNGKVDRVIELLSDKTSAEYKLLLDQYTKILKREPLVFQNSETKFNEKIANYKIKNKLETNPLWN
- a CDS encoding M24 family metallopeptidase, which translates into the protein MNRKLEKLKETQEKANELFDIIEKENVIRPNISERQLSSEIYEIAKDRLGITKYWHKKIVRTGINTIFPYDENPNTLIINEDDILWIDFGPIFENYEADFGRTYILGNNLEKLNIKSTVEKAWYAARDFYLSKPSITGLELFNFLEEFALNNGYIFGNNIAGHLIDEFSHYKIHKSSPQNYICKENLTNLKSSFDNLPRFWILEVHFINQKKEFGSFFEQLLI